One segment of Triticum aestivum cultivar Chinese Spring chromosome 2A, IWGSC CS RefSeq v2.1, whole genome shotgun sequence DNA contains the following:
- the LOC123184610 gene encoding uncharacterized protein, translated as MSKRQHSHLDGDLTGKRPRRAPKKHLYLVLDDWDTGFSIYKVDADTLQDTTCTSDVQFGFPDPPALRFPVPVRHLGMSFTAFGHSIFIATNPHCPQTPILVYDTEIAGITIGPSLPRSLLGGIDISVATGDKLYALTSRHDGE; from the coding sequence ATGTCCAAGCGTCAACACTCGCACCTCGACGGCGACCTCACCGGGAAAAGGCCGCGGCGTGCGCCGAAGAAGCACCTCTACCTAGTGCTGGATGATTGGGACACGGGCTTCAGCATCTACAAGGTTGATGCCGACACTTTGCAAGATACTACCTGCACCAGCGACGTGCAGTTTGGGTTCCCTGACCCTCCCGCCCTCCGGTTTCCCGTGCCAGTACGCCATCTTGGCATGAGCTTCACGGCCTTTGGTCACAGCATCTTCATCGCCACCAACCCACACTGTCCACAGACTCCCATCCTCGTATATGACACCGAGATAGCGGGAATCACCATCGGGCCAAGCCTACCACGTTCACTGCTTGGTGGCATTGACATCTCTGTGGCCACCGGTGATAAGTTGTATGCATTGACATCTCGCCATGACGGCGAGTAG
- the LOC123184609 gene encoding uncharacterized protein, with the protein MSWAATGSDELEDPRPAMDWSWKRVPSPPPFAMDDIISSYVLHPDGHTIFMSAHDSLYQHVPKGTFSFDTKRSEWRWHGEWALPFQGQGYYDSELGAWIGLRKDGYICACEVASRSRESAVQPYCKIAKEKLFLKVPERRLAATRANLAYMGNSNFCLVECVQREGVEPTCIVDCCVLHMSTFGLKYDHRGELQTTRHCSTSCVVSKHILSFSPVVFWM; encoded by the coding sequence ATGTCATGGGCAGCCACGGGAAGCGATGAGCTTGAGGATCCACGGCCAGCCATGGATTGGTCCTGGAAAAGGGTGCCATCGCCACCGCCATTTGCCATGGATGATATAATTTCCTCTTACGTGCTGCACCCGGACGGGCACACCATATTCATGTCTGCACACGACAGTCTTTATCAACATGTTCCAAAGGGTACCTTTTCATTTGACACCAAGCGTTCTGAGTGGAGGTGGCATGGGGAATGGGCTCTGCCTTTCCAAGGGCAAGGCTACTACGACAGCGAGCTAGGCGCATGGATTGGGCTCCGTAAAGACGGGTACATTTGTGCCTGTGAAGTCGCCTCCCGCAGCCGCGAAAGTGCTGTGCAGCCATATTGTAAGATTGCGAAGGAGAAGTTGTTCCTCAAAGTCCCGGAGCGGCGGCTGGCAGCAACAAGGGCCAATCTCGCGTACATGGGCAACAGCAACTTTTGCCTTGTCGAGTGTGTGCAGCGCGAGGGAGTGGAGCCTACATGCATCGTCGATTGTTGCGTGCTCCATATGAGCACGTTTGGGCTTAAGTATGATCACAGGGGAGAGCTGCAAACCACGCGCCACTGCTCTACCTCTTGTGTAGTGTCTAAGCATATCCTGTCCTTTTCTCCTGTAGTGTTCTGGATGTAA
- the LOC123184611 gene encoding uncharacterized protein — protein sequence MPGPGRRLPPDGSGRPPRVGGKQPLPKTIVIKPVLRLPGSGGKPPRGGEPLDRAAAPEPEPAPLAPSFLAAGAPPAPALKTSDPSSAAAGAARAAARPAPTVEPSAPSSVAGGETLAPVVKPSVLFSVAAGETFPPVVKPSAPSSVAAGEPPRLGDAGGEGAPRMIERAPEEESAGRGGTTGRSPAREEARASRGDKPFFGLLFIFVDHFVEDVGLDDYTQIIESLGGKVGTGINYNEATHIAVKGQVPPGARIFWEADGKTVTTTAWIENCFNMRKLLTNPCKDSSESLLPSPDMTPLATIKSRNCLSDSKISSKNCSPSNKRTSKKDEELRISQSRRKMLKFPTPDPPRVPSLPTGLYHSILVCESDSGWSESLYDHALRFKLHHNTLLPGFTTESKLSKISTKVAVGGSYSKLAGLHGKGKSLGGNFSSRNFIIYKDDSIKLLFSEDQLVDYSDAEGDKDYASFVKMITDEVFHKQPLPVDMIEWLRVISQGVAVCSPNILAHHIYLMEPFQAYGTFVVMYQLFSSIESTKGWSALSASLSHFDGWSLPRCKMLLKTYYYLDKNGNRVFYEYDVRGLLRLIWNSSKHQSRRDLQFFVQMVMKDYPRLLCDLQRALYDGGYLSHLQLNCR from the exons ATGCCGGGGCCGGGGCGCCGCCTGCCCCCAGATGGCAGCGGGAGGCCGCCGCGCGTCGGCGGGAAGCAGCCACTCCCCAAGACTATCGTGATCAAGCCGGTACTCCGCCTGCCCGGCAGCGGAGGGAAGCCGCCCCGCGGCGGTGAGCCTCTCGATCGAGCCGCTGCTCCCGAGCCAGAGCCTGCACCCTTGGCTCCGTCCTTCCTCGCCGCTGGGGCGCCCCCTGCTCCCGCCCTCAAGACCTCGGATCCATCCTCCGCTGCCGCTGGGGCGGCCCGAGCTGCCGCGCGCCCTGCTCCCACCGTCGAGCCCTCCGCCCCGTCTTCCGTTGCTGGCGGGGAGACCCTCGCTCCCGTCGTCAAGCCCTCGGTCCTCTTCTCCGTTGCTGCTGGGGAGACCTTCCCTCCCGTCGTCAAGCCCTCAGCCCCCTCCTCCGTTGCCGCTGGGGAGCCACCAAGACTCGGAGATGCGGGCGGAGAAGGCGCGCCTAGGATGATCGAGCGAGCGCCAGAGGAGGAGAGCGCAGGACGCGGGGGCACGACGGGGAGGTCGCCCGCCCGGGAAGAAGCCAGGGCCAGCCGAGGCGACAAGCCCTTCTTTGGTTTGCTCTTCATCTTCGTCGACCACTTCGTCGAGGATGTG GGACTTGACGATTATACTCAAATAATTGAAAGCTTGGGTGGCAAGGTTGGGACAGGAATCAACTACAACGAAGCCACACACATCGCTGTGAAA GGTCAGGTACCACCAGGGGCCAGAATATTCTGGGAAGCAGATGGGAAGACAGTCACTACCACTGCTTGGATTGAGAATTGCTTCAACATGAGGAAGTTATTAACGAATCCATGTAAAGATAGCAGCGAAAGCCTGCTCCCTTCTCCTGATATGACACCCCTGGCAACGATTAAATCAAG GAACTGCTTATCTGATAGCAAAATATCAAGCAAGAACTGCTCGCCTAGTAACAAAAGAACCAGCAAGAAAGATGAAGAGCTCAGGATATCGCAATCAAGAAGAAAGATGCTGAAATTTCCAACTCCCGACCCACCAAGAGTCCCCAGTCTCCCAACTGGTCTGTATCATTCTATCTTGGTCTGTGAGTCTGATAGTGGGTGGTCTGAATCGCTGTATGATCATGCCCTTCGATTTAAGCTACACCACAACACATTACTTCCAGGCTTCACCACTGAGTCCAAATTGTCTAAGATATCTACCAAGGTCGCTGTAGGTGGCTCGTATAGTAAATTGGCTGGGTTGCATGGCAAAGGGAAGTCGCTTGGGGGTAATTTCAGCTCAAGAAACTTCATCATATACAAAGACGATTCCATTAAGCTCCTTTTCAGCGAGGACCAGCTTGTTGACTATTCTGATGCCGAAGGTGACAAGGACTATGCTAGTTTTGTGAAAATGATAACGGACGAAGTTTTCCATAAGCAGCCCTTGCCTGTAGATATGATTGAATGGCTTCGAGTCATCTCACAGGGCGTAGCAGTCTGCAGTCCCAACATCTTAGCACATCACATATATCTGATGGAGCCTTTTCAAGCATATGGCACATTCGTAGTGATGTACCAGTTGTTCAGCAGCATTGAAAGTACGAAGGGGTGGAGTGCTTTGTCAGCATCTTTGTCTCACTTTGATGGCTGGTCATTACCAAGATGCAAAATGCTCCTGAAGACATATTACTATCTTGATAAGAATGGGAACCGTGTCTTCTATGAGTACGATGTAAGAGGACTCCTCAGGCTCATCTGGAACAGCTCGAAGCATCAGTCGAGGCGTGATCTCCAGTTTTTTGTTCAGATGGTCATGAAAGATTATCCAAGGTTACTGTGTGATCTGCAGAGGGCATTGTATGATGGAGGTTACCTAAGTCATCTGCAGCTGAACTGCCGCTAG